The following coding sequences are from one Ancylobacter sp. TS-1 window:
- a CDS encoding VOC family protein, which produces MSRIVHIALKCGDMESFESATKFYEDIFGIYQTKNTHARGHHSRHMTDGNIDLALMLYDSEDEKEAKLAGAGPRIHHIGIEVDDRPSMIKKIEDNGGSIYSDRAEGALKYRSADGTLGEIVGIGRYLKKDRSKLSRISQVTLYVNDLEKAANFYRNVFDFEPAPGSNGTVHNLTDGETVLSLVKADQPAIEYWTLEVADPKAVAEQVTERGGKIVSGAATSVKFVGPDGNQAELTAA; this is translated from the coding sequence ATGTCGAGAATCGTGCACATCGCCTTGAAGTGTGGCGATATGGAAAGCTTCGAGAGCGCGACGAAGTTCTATGAAGACATCTTCGGTATCTACCAGACCAAGAATACCCATGCGCGCGGCCATCATTCGCGCCACATGACCGACGGCAATATCGACCTCGCGCTCATGCTCTACGACAGCGAGGACGAGAAGGAAGCCAAGCTCGCCGGCGCCGGTCCGCGCATCCACCATATCGGCATCGAGGTCGACGACCGGCCGAGCATGATCAAGAAGATCGAGGACAATGGCGGCTCGATCTACTCCGACCGGGCCGAGGGGGCGCTGAAGTATCGCTCCGCCGACGGCACGCTCGGCGAGATCGTCGGCATCGGCCGCTATCTCAAGAAGGACAGGAGCAAGCTTTCGCGCATCTCGCAGGTGACGCTGTACGTCAACGACCTGGAGAAGGCTGCGAATTTCTATCGCAACGTCTTCGATTTCGAGCCCGCGCCGGGCTCCAACGGCACCGTGCACAACCTCACCGACGGCGAGACGGTGCTCTCGCTGGTCAAGGCCGACCAGCCGGCGATCGAATACTGGACGCTGGAGGTGGCCGATCCGAAGGCTGTGGCCGAGCAGGTCACCGAGCGCGGCGGCAAGATCGTCAGCGGCGCCGCCACCTCCGTGAAGTTCGTCGGCCCGGACGGGAACCAGGCCGAACTCACCGCTGCCTGA
- a CDS encoding substrate-binding domain-containing protein produces MTEIRIFSAGAAKGYVEALAARFETETSHTALRTYGPVGAIVERLRGGETADIVILSEKALLSLAASGATAAGIAPIGYVDTCVAVRAGDPPPPLGTVEDVRAAFAGADAIHLPDPAVATSGAHVMDMLRALGLAEQIADRLRIAANGIVAMTEMGASTAARPIGCTQASEIALVGSVGIAAPLPPPYALTTLYAAALTPNAANSAPAAHFMALLAGAETAPLRARMGFQAA; encoded by the coding sequence GTGACTGAAATTCGTATTTTTTCTGCGGGCGCGGCGAAGGGATATGTTGAAGCCCTCGCGGCGCGCTTCGAAACCGAGACGTCTCATACCGCCCTGCGCACCTATGGTCCGGTCGGCGCCATCGTGGAGCGGCTGAGGGGCGGCGAAACGGCCGATATCGTGATCCTGAGCGAAAAGGCCCTGCTTTCCCTTGCCGCCTCCGGTGCCACGGCTGCCGGCATCGCCCCGATCGGCTACGTCGACACCTGCGTCGCGGTGCGCGCCGGTGATCCGCCGCCGCCGCTCGGCACGGTCGAGGATGTACGCGCGGCATTCGCCGGAGCCGATGCCATCCATCTGCCCGATCCGGCAGTGGCGACGTCGGGCGCGCATGTCATGGACATGCTCCGCGCGCTTGGACTGGCGGAACAGATCGCGGATCGCCTGCGCATCGCTGCAAACGGCATCGTCGCCATGACGGAAATGGGCGCATCGACCGCCGCGAGGCCGATCGGCTGCACCCAGGCCTCGGAAATCGCCCTGGTTGGGAGCGTCGGCATCGCCGCTCCGCTGCCGCCTCCCTATGCGCTGACGACGCTCTACGCCGCCGCACTGACCCCGAACGCCGCGAACTCCGCCCCGGCGGCGCACTTCATGGCGCTGCTGGCGGGAGCCGAAACCGCGCCGCTGCGCGCACGGATGGGCTTCCAGGCGGCATAA
- the irrA gene encoding iron response transcriptional regulator IrrA, translating into MIKTNACSGHAAAPVKLACALRTGGCVGCNVEGLLREVGLRPTRQRIALGRMLFARGHRHITAEILHEEAIAARVPVSLATVYNALHQFTEVGLLREIAVEGGRTYFDTNVSDHHHFLLEDENRLVDIGGETVGFAGLPMPLEGTVISRVDVLIRLRRRPAAR; encoded by the coding sequence ATGATCAAGACAAACGCCTGCAGCGGCCATGCCGCTGCACCGGTGAAGCTCGCCTGTGCGCTGCGCACCGGCGGTTGCGTGGGGTGCAACGTCGAAGGGCTCCTGCGCGAGGTGGGGTTGAGGCCGACGCGCCAGCGCATCGCGCTCGGTCGCATGCTGTTCGCCCGGGGGCACCGCCACATCACCGCCGAGATACTCCATGAGGAGGCGATCGCGGCCCGCGTTCCGGTCTCGCTCGCCACGGTCTACAACGCGCTGCACCAGTTCACCGAGGTGGGCCTGCTGCGCGAGATCGCGGTGGAAGGGGGGCGGACCTATTTCGATACCAACGTGTCCGATCACCATCACTTCCTGCTCGAGGACGAGAACCGGCTTGTGGATATAGGCGGTGAGACGGTCGGCTTCGCCGGCCTGCCCATGCCGCTCGAGGGAACGGTCATCAGCCGCGTCGACGTCCTGATCCGCCTGCGCCGTCGGCCCGCCGCGCGCTGA
- a CDS encoding GDP-mannose 4,6-dehydratase: MKRALITGATGQDGAYLARLLLAKGYDVTGAIRRNSQPEMVRLEKLGIARELRTVDFDLSEPNNITRLIRGNAFDEVYNLAAQSFVGSSWEQPVYVADVNGVGVVRLLDAIRTYTPQTRFYQASTSEMFGLVRVLPQDEQTPFHPRSPYGVAKVYGHHITVNYRESFGLHASSGILFNHESPLRGTEFVTRKITVGLARFARGDHAAVELGNLNAKRDWGFAGDYVEGMWRMLQQESADDYVLATGVTTSIREFAGFAAEALGLDLEWSGADETEQAVDRRSGKVAVRVNPAFYRPAEVDLLVGNAAKARARLGWEPKVDVRALAAMMARADYDECGQ, translated from the coding sequence GTGAAACGGGCATTGATCACCGGAGCGACCGGCCAGGACGGCGCGTATCTCGCGCGGCTTTTGCTCGCGAAGGGCTATGACGTCACCGGCGCCATCCGCCGCAATTCGCAGCCGGAAATGGTGCGGCTCGAGAAGCTCGGCATCGCCCGCGAGCTGCGCACGGTCGACTTCGATCTCAGCGAGCCCAACAACATCACCCGGCTGATCCGCGGCAATGCGTTCGACGAGGTGTACAACCTCGCGGCCCAGAGCTTCGTCGGCTCGTCCTGGGAACAGCCGGTCTATGTGGCCGACGTCAACGGCGTCGGCGTCGTGCGCCTGCTCGACGCCATCCGCACCTACACGCCGCAGACGCGCTTCTACCAGGCCTCGACCTCGGAGATGTTCGGTCTCGTGCGGGTCTTGCCGCAGGACGAGCAGACGCCCTTCCACCCGCGCTCGCCCTATGGCGTGGCCAAGGTCTATGGCCACCACATCACAGTGAACTACCGCGAATCCTTCGGGCTGCATGCCTCCTCGGGCATCCTGTTCAACCATGAGAGCCCGCTGCGCGGCACCGAATTCGTGACCCGCAAGATCACGGTCGGCCTCGCGCGATTCGCCCGTGGCGACCATGCGGCGGTGGAACTGGGCAACCTCAACGCCAAGCGCGACTGGGGCTTCGCCGGCGACTATGTCGAGGGCATGTGGCGCATGCTCCAGCAGGAATCGGCGGACGACTATGTGCTCGCCACCGGCGTCACCACCTCGATCCGCGAATTCGCCGGCTTCGCCGCCGAGGCGCTCGGGCTCGATCTCGAATGGTCGGGTGCCGACGAAACCGAGCAGGCGGTGGACCGGCGCAGCGGCAAGGTCGCCGTGCGCGTCAATCCCGCCTTCTACCGTCCGGCCGAGGTCGACCTGCTGGTCGGCAATGCCGCCAAGGCGCGCGCCAGGCTCGGCTGGGAGCCGAAGGTCGATGTGCGGGCGCTCGCCGCGATGATGGCGCGGGCCGATTACGACGAGTGCGGCCAGTAG
- a CDS encoding ABC transporter ATP-binding protein, with product MTDVPVLSVRRLTRHYAGPGGITRALDGVSLDIGVGELVGIFGPSGSGKSTFLMLAGLLEAPSAGEVWLAGERVSYPGADMDRLRALRRRRIGFVFQKANLIPFLSATENVALSLELADVAPRDAQAHARRLLALVDLSHRADNLPSRLSGGEQQRVAVARALANGPPLILADEPTAALDSVRGRQVMELFRRIAVTQGGAVAVVTHDPRSADLFDRVVHFEDGRLAAEGHAPTGLHPGSPPR from the coding sequence GTGACGGACGTGCCGGTGCTGTCGGTACGGAGGCTGACGCGCCACTATGCCGGCCCGGGCGGAATCACCCGCGCGCTGGACGGGGTGTCGCTCGACATCGGCGTCGGCGAACTCGTCGGCATTTTCGGCCCCAGCGGCTCGGGCAAGAGCACTTTCCTGATGCTCGCCGGCCTTCTGGAGGCGCCCAGCGCCGGGGAGGTGTGGCTGGCCGGCGAGCGCGTCTCATATCCCGGCGCCGACATGGACCGCCTGCGCGCGCTGCGGCGCCGGCGGATCGGCTTCGTCTTCCAGAAGGCCAATCTCATTCCCTTCCTGTCGGCGACCGAGAATGTCGCGCTCAGCCTCGAACTGGCTGATGTCGCGCCGCGCGACGCGCAGGCGCATGCGCGCCGCCTGCTCGCGCTCGTCGACCTTTCCCATCGCGCCGACAACCTGCCGTCGCGGCTCTCGGGCGGTGAGCAGCAGCGCGTCGCGGTGGCGCGGGCGCTCGCCAACGGGCCGCCGCTGATCCTTGCCGACGAGCCGACCGCCGCGCTCGACAGCGTGCGTGGACGGCAGGTAATGGAGCTTTTCCGGCGCATCGCCGTGACGCAGGGCGGCGCCGTGGCGGTGGTGACCCACGATCCGCGCTCGGCCGACCTGTTCGACCGTGTCGTCCATTTCGAGGATGGCCGGCTCGCAGCGGAGGGGCACGCCCCGACCGGCCTGCATCCCGGCAGCCCGCCACGATAA
- a CDS encoding ABC transporter permease translates to MNLALKDARHSPTRFILTACGVALLMTAVIGMTGLYRGVVEDALLIIERIDADLWVVQGARAGPFAEGSAVAADMDRRVEGVPGVADVRRFTQFSQQFSFAGATRRATITGIDMPRDDGRWVEIAAGRWLGGGRFEAVADASTGLAVGDRVQLAHDVYEIVGLTRQMVDSAGDGLLFVGINDATAIAQRRTSEEVHLARAARGAVAVSADASSVAQDSKIAAVLVRLEPSAEPAEVAAAMARWGDVRVLTLAEQRDLMLNARLWKLRLQILAFTGMILLITAIVVSLIIYTMTVEKLHEIALLKLIGARESVVAGMIGQQAGLIGLAGFGLALGLSRLVFPLFPRRVVMQGSDMVLLGLALALICAVAAWVGIARASRVSAREVLS, encoded by the coding sequence GTGAACCTTGCCCTCAAGGACGCGCGGCACAGTCCGACGCGTTTCATCCTGACCGCCTGCGGGGTCGCGCTGCTGATGACTGCGGTCATCGGCATGACGGGCCTCTATCGAGGGGTGGTGGAGGATGCCCTGCTGATCATCGAGCGCATCGACGCCGACCTGTGGGTGGTTCAGGGCGCGCGCGCCGGCCCCTTCGCCGAGGGCTCGGCGGTGGCGGCGGACATGGATCGCCGCGTGGAAGGGGTGCCGGGCGTTGCCGATGTCCGCCGCTTCACCCAGTTCAGCCAGCAATTCTCCTTCGCAGGGGCCACCCGCCGCGCCACGATCACCGGCATCGACATGCCGCGGGACGACGGGCGCTGGGTCGAGATCGCCGCCGGGCGCTGGCTGGGCGGGGGGCGCTTCGAGGCGGTCGCGGATGCGAGCACGGGCCTTGCGGTCGGAGATCGGGTACAGCTCGCCCACGATGTCTATGAGATCGTGGGCCTCACGCGGCAGATGGTGGATTCGGCGGGAGACGGGCTGCTTTTCGTCGGCATCAACGACGCGACCGCCATCGCGCAGCGTCGCACCTCGGAGGAGGTACACCTCGCGCGCGCGGCGCGCGGCGCCGTCGCCGTCTCCGCCGATGCGAGTTCGGTGGCGCAGGACAGCAAGATCGCGGCCGTGCTGGTCCGGCTGGAGCCGTCGGCGGAGCCCGCCGAGGTCGCAGCGGCGATGGCGCGCTGGGGCGACGTGCGCGTGCTGACCCTCGCCGAGCAGCGCGACCTGATGCTGAACGCGCGGCTGTGGAAGCTGCGGCTCCAGATCCTCGCCTTTACCGGCATGATCCTGCTGATCACCGCCATCGTGGTCTCGCTCATCATCTACACGATGACCGTCGAGAAGCTGCACGAGATCGCCCTGCTGAAGCTCATCGGCGCGCGCGAGAGCGTGGTGGCCGGCATGATCGGCCAGCAGGCCGGGCTGATCGGCCTCGCCGGATTCGGGCTGGCGCTCGGCCTTTCCCGTCTGGTCTTCCCGCTGTTTCCCCGGCGCGTCGTGATGCAGGGCTCCGACATGGTGCTGCTCGGGCTGGCGCTCGCCCTCATCTGCGCCGTGGCGGCCTGGGTGGGCATTGCCCGGGCCTCGCGCGTGAGCGCCCGCGAGGTGCTGTCGTGA
- a CDS encoding efflux RND transporter periplasmic adaptor subunit, whose product MNVQSPIGMPGTLAPLAPPPPRERGRGRLRHALVALAVLALGLLGWRYGFPHAVPAEPLRPGPLVVELKGPGTLTALSEATVSSRIQARIEQLPVDRNDVVAKGDVLARLAFGDLAGEVAAAEASAEASERAIRAAEADRGRAAASLDKAQAAHDRQQSLFGRGVTSQAGLDDTRAALRQAEAELTHADRSVERAEAESAAARARVTVARTQLADAVLTAPIGGVVVSRAHNLGDMLTPGEELLRIVDPAGIVLTARLDESVIDLVRPGQAARMTFGHSAAPVTGRVLRLGRQVDEETREFEVDIALDRLPENWALGQRGIARIAVERREDALTVPHAFLARRDGKPGVWVLEGDRARWRAVTLGARGADRVEVVSGPGAGAVILEPAGLYPRARVRPTEARPTEARP is encoded by the coding sequence ATGAACGTCCAGTCGCCCATCGGTATGCCTGGCACGCTTGCCCCGCTGGCGCCGCCGCCACCGCGCGAGCGGGGCAGGGGGCGCCTTCGCCATGCCCTCGTCGCGCTGGCGGTGCTGGCGCTCGGTCTGCTGGGCTGGCGCTATGGCTTTCCCCACGCGGTGCCGGCGGAGCCCCTGCGCCCGGGCCCGCTGGTGGTCGAGCTGAAGGGGCCGGGGACGCTGACTGCCCTTTCCGAGGCGACGGTGAGCAGCCGGATACAGGCCCGCATCGAGCAGCTGCCGGTCGACCGCAACGATGTCGTGGCGAAGGGCGATGTGCTGGCGCGTCTGGCCTTTGGTGACCTTGCCGGCGAGGTCGCGGCGGCCGAGGCCAGTGCCGAGGCGAGCGAGCGGGCGATCCGGGCCGCCGAGGCCGATCGCGGGCGCGCGGCGGCGTCTCTCGACAAGGCGCAGGCCGCCCATGACCGGCAGCAATCGCTGTTCGGACGCGGCGTCACCAGCCAGGCCGGCCTCGACGACACGCGCGCGGCGCTCCGTCAGGCCGAGGCCGAGCTGACGCACGCCGACCGCTCGGTCGAGAGGGCCGAGGCGGAGAGCGCCGCCGCCCGCGCCCGCGTAACGGTGGCACGCACGCAGCTTGCCGATGCCGTGCTGACCGCTCCCATCGGCGGCGTGGTCGTGTCGCGGGCGCACAATCTCGGCGACATGCTCACGCCCGGGGAGGAATTGCTCCGCATCGTCGATCCCGCCGGGATCGTCCTGACCGCGCGGCTCGACGAGAGCGTGATCGACCTTGTCCGGCCCGGGCAGGCCGCCCGCATGACCTTCGGCCATTCGGCGGCCCCCGTCACCGGCCGCGTCCTGCGGCTCGGGCGTCAGGTCGACGAAGAGACGCGCGAGTTCGAGGTCGATATCGCGCTCGACCGGCTGCCGGAAAACTGGGCGCTGGGCCAGCGCGGCATCGCGCGCATCGCCGTGGAGCGGCGCGAGGATGCGCTCACGGTGCCGCACGCCTTTCTTGCCCGTCGAGACGGGAAGCCCGGCGTCTGGGTGCTGGAAGGAGACCGCGCGCGCTGGCGTGCCGTCACCCTCGGTGCCCGTGGCGCGGATCGCGTCGAGGTCGTGAGCGGGCCCGGCGCCGGCGCGGTGATCCTCGAACCGGCCGGACTCTATCCGCGCGCCCGGGTCAGGCCGACCGAAGCGCGCCCGACCGAGGCGCGCCCGTGA
- a CDS encoding cysteine rich repeat-containing protein: MRRDLLIRGLIVVVFATMAGAAFAQNLTRSQQQALRTACEADIRSVCAGIQPGGGRLLQCIRANPDKISQGCKDALASAKAAQAQ; encoded by the coding sequence ATGCGTCGTGATCTTCTTATCCGTGGCCTCATCGTCGTCGTCTTCGCCACCATGGCCGGTGCCGCCTTCGCGCAGAACCTGACCCGTTCCCAGCAGCAGGCGTTGCGCACGGCGTGCGAGGCCGACATCCGCTCGGTCTGCGCCGGCATCCAGCCGGGTGGCGGCCGGCTGCTCCAGTGCATCCGCGCCAACCCGGACAAGATTTCCCAGGGGTGCAAGGACGCCCTGGCCTCGGCGAAGGCCGCGCAGGCGCAGTGA
- a CDS encoding response regulator: MSVERLLLVEDDRDIRSLLVDFLGAEGYAVEAVESGAAMDRALLRGMPDLVILDVMLPGEDGLSICRRLRARSRVPILMLTAKHDEIDRIVGLEIGADDYLGKPFNPRELLARIRALLRRSSGALSAGVPERRRRGFCGLVVDLDARIAEDAGGHRIGLTTAEFDLLTCFLERPGRVLSRDQLLDWTRRRAADPFDRTIDVTVSRLRAKLAQCLPESEQPITTVRNVGYLFSADVRDA; the protein is encoded by the coding sequence ATGAGCGTGGAACGACTTCTTCTGGTCGAGGACGACCGCGACATTCGCAGCCTGCTCGTCGATTTTCTCGGCGCCGAGGGCTATGCCGTCGAGGCGGTCGAAAGCGGCGCGGCGATGGACCGTGCCCTGCTGCGCGGCATGCCGGATCTCGTCATCCTCGATGTCATGCTACCGGGCGAGGACGGCCTGTCGATCTGCCGCCGCCTGCGCGCCCGCTCGCGCGTCCCCATCCTCATGCTGACCGCCAAGCATGACGAGATCGACCGCATCGTCGGGCTGGAGATCGGCGCCGACGACTATCTCGGCAAGCCGTTCAATCCGCGCGAACTGCTGGCGCGCATCCGCGCCCTGCTGCGCCGCTCCTCGGGCGCCCTGTCGGCCGGCGTGCCCGAGCGCCGGCGCCGCGGCTTCTGCGGCCTCGTCGTCGATCTCGACGCGCGGATCGCCGAGGATGCCGGCGGCCACCGCATCGGCCTCACCACCGCCGAGTTCGACCTGCTGACCTGTTTCCTCGAACGGCCCGGCCGGGTCCTGTCGCGCGACCAGCTGCTCGACTGGACGCGCCGGCGGGCCGCCGATCCCTTCGACCGCACCATCGACGTCACCGTCTCGCGCCTGCGCGCCAAGCTGGCGCAGTGCCTGCCGGAGAGCGAGCAGCCGATCACCACCGTGCGCAATGTCGGCTACCTGTTCTCCGCCGACGTGCGCGACGCCTGA
- a CDS encoding ATP-binding protein: MRLGLLARIILIVAVALFAIQLAVLLLNFGVSDGRAPAGGASPAFSRQVASLVKLVDEAPPALRPAILEAFSETGRTASIVPALPDGLTRQATLIRVERAIRAALASRDLADRGVWVRLDERDGDRRRDTLSVFVRLATGDYLWLDVEDRVTVRVLGIPIGFFAGLFGVLVAIAALLAVARETRPLSHLAREVDRIGENGDPVPIPERGAPELRTLIRAVNAMQLRIAALLRNRTLTLGAISHDLRTYLTRLRLRVEMMPESRHRAGAVADVEAMQALVEDTLDFAQDAFFSGEASSTDLAALVRDYCEGHAQAARIVVDLPAGPIPVRVDAKSLRRICVNLVENALAYADRAFLRVERTAQGVDLVIDDDGPGIPPEERERVFEPFYRLEGSRNRESGGTGLGLTIVRRIVQRHGGAVALDRSPLGGLRVRVSLPAG; encoded by the coding sequence ATGCGGCTCGGCCTGCTCGCGCGCATCATCCTCATCGTCGCGGTGGCGCTGTTCGCCATCCAGCTCGCGGTGCTGCTGCTGAACTTCGGCGTTTCCGACGGCCGGGCGCCGGCCGGGGGGGCCTCGCCGGCCTTCTCCCGGCAGGTGGCCTCGCTGGTGAAGCTGGTGGACGAGGCCCCGCCCGCCCTGCGGCCCGCCATATTGGAAGCCTTCAGCGAGACCGGCCGCACGGCGTCGATCGTCCCCGCCCTGCCCGATGGCCTGACGAGGCAGGCAACGCTGATCCGCGTCGAGCGGGCCATCCGCGCCGCCCTCGCCAGCCGGGATCTGGCGGACCGGGGCGTCTGGGTACGGCTCGACGAGAGGGACGGCGACCGCCGGCGCGACACGCTCAGCGTCTTTGTCCGCCTCGCCACCGGCGACTATCTCTGGCTCGATGTCGAGGACCGGGTGACTGTACGCGTGCTGGGCATCCCCATAGGCTTCTTCGCCGGGCTGTTCGGCGTGCTGGTCGCCATTGCCGCGCTGCTGGCGGTGGCGCGCGAGACCCGCCCGCTTTCGCACCTCGCCCGCGAGGTCGACCGGATCGGCGAGAATGGGGATCCCGTGCCGATTCCCGAGCGGGGCGCGCCGGAACTGCGCACGCTGATCCGCGCGGTGAACGCGATGCAGCTTCGCATCGCCGCCCTGCTGCGCAACCGGACGCTCACCCTCGGCGCCATCTCGCACGACCTGCGCACCTATCTGACGCGGCTGCGGCTGCGGGTGGAGATGATGCCGGAAAGCCGCCACAGGGCCGGCGCCGTCGCCGATGTCGAGGCGATGCAGGCTCTGGTCGAGGACACGCTGGATTTCGCGCAGGACGCCTTCTTTTCCGGCGAGGCCAGTTCGACCGATCTCGCCGCGCTGGTGCGCGACTATTGCGAGGGGCACGCCCAGGCCGCCCGGATCGTGGTCGACCTTCCCGCCGGCCCGATCCCGGTGCGGGTCGACGCCAAGTCTCTGCGGCGGATCTGCGTCAATCTGGTCGAGAACGCGCTCGCCTATGCGGACCGGGCCTTCCTGCGGGTGGAGCGTACGGCACAGGGGGTCGATCTCGTGATCGACGATGACGGCCCCGGCATTCCCCCGGAGGAACGCGAGCGCGTGTTCGAGCCGTTCTACCGGCTGGAGGGCTCGCGCAACCGGGAAAGCGGCGGCACCGGGCTTGGGCTGACCATCGTCCGGCGCATCGTCCAGCGCCATGGCGGCGCGGTCGCCCTCGACCGGAGCCCGCTCGGCGGCCTGCGCGTGCGCGTGAGCCTGCCGGCGGGCTGA
- a CDS encoding SH3 domain-containing protein has translation MLRKLILAAVLVVAGTSAGAAATTAVATANVNLRAGPSTAYPAVTVVPAGATFTTHGCVSGYSWCDIGFGPYRGWVAASYIQVIYRGAPVVLTAPVAPVIGITVVSFNRTYWDSYYRAYPWYGRWAAYPPPVYRPYAPPLPVVTSRSGQVNCANGACTATRSATGYYGGATTQTRSCADGSCTATRYTAGPRGGTATRTRNCTAGQGCTATRSAQRW, from the coding sequence ATGCTCCGCAAGCTCATCCTTGCCGCCGTGCTGGTCGTCGCCGGCACCTCGGCGGGCGCGGCCGCGACGACGGCGGTCGCGACCGCGAACGTCAATCTGCGCGCCGGCCCGTCGACCGCCTATCCGGCCGTCACCGTCGTGCCCGCCGGCGCCACCTTCACCACGCATGGCTGCGTCAGCGGCTACAGCTGGTGCGACATCGGCTTCGGCCCGTATCGCGGCTGGGTGGCCGCGAGCTACATACAGGTCATCTATCGCGGGGCGCCCGTGGTGCTGACCGCCCCGGTCGCCCCGGTCATCGGCATCACGGTGGTGTCGTTCAACCGGACCTACTGGGACAGCTACTACAGGGCCTATCCCTGGTACGGGCGCTGGGCGGCCTATCCGCCGCCGGTCTATCGCCCCTACGCGCCGCCCCTGCCGGTCGTGACCTCGCGCAGCGGGCAGGTGAACTGCGCCAACGGGGCCTGCACGGCGACACGCAGCGCCACCGGCTATTATGGCGGCGCGACCACGCAGACCCGCAGCTGCGCCGACGGGAGTTGCACGGCCACGCGCTACACGGCCGGGCCGCGCGGGGGCACCGCCACGCGGACGCGCAACTGCACGGCCGGGCAGGGGTGCACCGCCACCCGGAGCGCGCAGCGCTGGTAG
- a CDS encoding RidA family protein, with amino-acid sequence MAQFHMIAGAPTPVAPFSHAVEADGWVFVTGQMPTWPDDDSRPLPEGAEAQTRRVMDNLVLVLAGIGLDLSHVVQARVFLTEFKRDYAAMNAAYASYFPADRRPARTCVGVTGLARDALVEIDFIAHRPG; translated from the coding sequence ATGGCCCAGTTCCACATGATCGCGGGCGCGCCGACGCCGGTCGCCCCGTTCAGCCATGCGGTGGAGGCGGATGGCTGGGTCTTCGTGACCGGCCAGATGCCGACCTGGCCCGACGACGATTCCCGCCCTCTCCCGGAGGGCGCGGAGGCGCAGACCCGCCGCGTGATGGACAATCTCGTGCTGGTTCTGGCCGGGATCGGCCTCGACCTGTCGCATGTGGTGCAGGCGCGGGTGTTCTTGACCGAGTTCAAGCGCGACTACGCCGCCATGAACGCCGCCTACGCGTCCTATTTCCCGGCCGACCGCCGGCCGGCACGCACCTGCGTCGGCGTCACGGGACTCGCCCGCGACGCGCTGGTGGAAATCGACTTCATCGCCCACCGCCCGGGGTGA
- a CDS encoding tetratricopeptide repeat protein has protein sequence MLDFGIFTLPAVAAAMVFVAALFVGEDIVIEKVYVPEVREWSGYTSTVATRILTDELRELSVAAASELQAINIDEGGVEKGISAFEDYFEVGLLINGTRNVLGLIKYYINGEITEQREETQLVIRVYTKKEDEPVKLIVVRGKVDDIDGLLHEGAIQILEFINPYVIALYHRRNELEAKQFDFPKTRASIAMFLEKQPAEQHFLAYGLLGRTHMLRAERDTTLTPEQREAEYAEAIRLLDAALYQQPDFLYPLINLGIIYAGKKDYARADAFFARAVRQHPNYLITRTAWGKMLDEQGLVDDAILQYEAAVLINPDDAQLHAKLAGLYERAGRKEDAAAQAEKALKLDPVSQAYFDKSKDYGVKDLPATAVQ, from the coding sequence ATGCTGGATTTCGGCATATTCACTTTGCCGGCGGTGGCGGCTGCGATGGTGTTCGTGGCGGCGCTGTTCGTCGGCGAGGACATCGTGATCGAGAAGGTCTATGTGCCTGAGGTCCGCGAGTGGAGCGGCTATACCTCGACGGTGGCGACCCGCATCCTGACCGATGAGCTGCGCGAACTCAGCGTCGCCGCCGCCTCGGAGCTTCAGGCCATCAACATCGACGAAGGCGGTGTCGAGAAGGGCATTTCCGCCTTCGAGGACTATTTCGAGGTCGGCCTGCTGATCAACGGCACGCGCAACGTGCTCGGCCTGATCAAGTACTACATCAATGGCGAGATCACCGAGCAGCGCGAGGAAACGCAGCTCGTCATCCGCGTCTACACCAAGAAGGAAGACGAGCCGGTCAAGCTGATCGTGGTGCGCGGCAAGGTCGACGACATCGACGGGCTGCTGCACGAAGGCGCGATCCAGATCCTCGAATTCATCAACCCCTATGTGATCGCGCTCTATCACCGCCGCAACGAGCTTGAGGCCAAGCAGTTCGACTTCCCCAAGACCCGGGCGTCCATCGCCATGTTCCTGGAGAAGCAGCCGGCCGAGCAGCACTTCCTGGCCTATGGCCTGCTCGGGCGCACCCACATGCTGCGCGCCGAGCGCGACACCACCCTGACTCCCGAGCAGCGCGAGGCGGAATATGCCGAGGCGATCCGCCTGCTCGACGCGGCGCTCTACCAGCAGCCGGATTTCCTTTATCCGCTGATCAATCTGGGCATCATCTACGCCGGCAAGAAGGACTATGCCCGCGCCGACGCCTTCTTCGCCCGCGCGGTGCGCCAGCATCCCAACTACCTGATCACCCGCACCGCCTGGGGCAAGATGCTGGACGAGCAGGGCCTCGTCGACGACGCCATCCTCCAGTACGAGGCGGCGGTGCTGATCAACCCGGACGACGCGCAACTGCACGCGAAGCTCGCCGGCCTCTACGAGCGTGCCGGCCGCAAGGAAGACGCCGCCGCGCAGGCGGAGAAGGCGCTGAAGCTCGATCCGGTCTCGCAGGCCTATTTCGACAAGTCGAAGGACTACGGCGTCAAGGACCTGCCGGCGACGGCGGTGCAGTGA